GCCGAACATGTACACGCTGATCGCGCTGGGTACCGGCGTGGCGTGGTTGTACAGCGCGGTGGCGTTCGCGCTGCTGGGAATCTTCCCCGACGGCTTCCGCGACATGCATGGCCGCGTCGCGGTGTACTTCGAATCGGCGGCGGTGATCGTTACCCTGGTCACGCTGGGCGATTTCCTGGAACTGCGCGCGCGGCGGCGCACCGGGGCGGCGCTCAAGGCGTTGCTGGGGCTGGCGCCGAAGACCGCGCGGCGGATCGCCGCCGATGGCAGCGAGGCCGATGTGCCGCTGGAGCAAGTGCAGGCCGGCGACGTGCTGCGCGTTCGCCCCGGCGAGAAGGTGCCGGTCGATGGTGTGGTGATCGACGGCCAGAGCCACGTCGACGAATCGATGCTCACCGGCGAACCGATGCCGGTGGTCAAGGCGAAGGATGATGCGGTCACCGGCGGCACCGTGAACCAGGATGGCGTGCTGACCATGCGCGCGCAGAAAGTCGGCGGCGAAACCCTGCTGGCGCAGATCGTGGCGCTGGTGGCGGCCGCCCAGCGCAGCCGCGCGCCGTTGCAGCGCGTGGCCGACAAGGTCGCCGCGTGGTTCGTGCCGGCGGTGGTCGTGGCGGCCGTGCTGGCCTTCGCCGTGTGGGCGATGACGGGGCCGGAACCGCGCCTGGCGCATGCGCTGATCGCCGCGGTGTCGGTGCTGATCATCGCCTGTCCGTGCGCGCTGGGCCTGGCCACGCCGATCTCGATCATGGTCGCCAGCGGGCGTGGCGCGCAGCACGGCGTGCTGTTCAAGGACGCCGGCGCGATCGAATCCCTGCGCGACATCGACACCCTGGTGGTGGACAAGACCGGCACGCTGACCGAGGGCAAGCCGGCACTGACCGAACTGGTGGTCCTCGGCAACCAGCCACGCGAACACTTGCTGGCGTTGGCCGCCGCGCTGGAGCGGCCGAGCGAGCATCCGCTGGCCCGCGCGATCGCCACTGCCGCCGATGCCGAAGGTGTGGCGGTACTGGCGGCCACGGAATTCCGCTCGCTGACCGGCATGGGCGTCAGCGCGATGGTGGATGGCAGCACGGTGGCGCTGGGCAATGCCAGGCTGATGGCCGAGTCGCGTGCCGCCATCAGCGACGCTGCCAACGCTCGCGCGGGGCAACTGCGTCAACACGGCGCCACGGTAATGTTCCTCGCCGTCGACGGCACCCTCGCCGCGCTGCTGGCGGTGGCCGACCGCATCAAGCCTGACACCCCCGCGGCCATCCAGGCACTGCACGCGGCCGGCCTGCGCATCGTGATGCTCACCGGCGACAACGCCACCACCGCGCAGTCGGTGGCGCGCACGCTGGGCATCGATGAGGTGCATGCGGACGTCTCGCCGGCCGACAAGGCCGCCGTGGTGAACCGGCTCAAGGCCGAAGGCCGCCGCGTGGCGATGGCCGGCGACGGCATCAACGACGCGCTGGCGCTGGCCGCTTCCGATGTCGGCATCGCGATGGGCGGCGGCACCGACGTGGCGATGGAGAGCGCTTCGGTGACCCTGGTGAGGGGTGAGCTGGGCGCGATCGTGCGGGCGCGCAAGCTGTCGCAGGCCACCGTGGGCAACATCCACCAGAACCTGTTCTTCGCCTTCGTTTACAACGCGGTGGGCGTGCCGCTGGCTGCCGGCGTGCTGTATCCGTGGTTGGGTATCACGCTGTCGCCGATGATCGCGGCGCTGGCGATGAGCCTCAGCTCGGTGTCGGTGGTCAGCAATGCCTTGCGGCTGCGGCGCGCACCGCTGTGAGGCCTGCGTCGTGACGATTGTCACCGGCGATGCTTGACGGTGGCGACTGTGGCCGGTGGCGTGTCCGTTCGATCATGCTCCCGCACCACGGTGGTGCCGGAGAGCATCCATGAACGTCATACCCGAAACCCGCGGCACGCTCGACAGATACCTGCCCCTGCTGCTCGGCCTGATGGCTGCGCTGTTTGTGGGCAGGGCGCTGAGGAAGACCTTGTGGAGCGCGTTCGCCCTGTACATGGCCTTGCACTACAGCGGCATTCGTCCGTTTGGCTGAGCGTTGCCCTAGACTTCGTGCCTACCGTTCGCGCACCGGCGCGGACGCAGCCACTCCCCAGCACAAAGTCACCGCATGAGCCGCACACTCGCCGAATGGCTGGCGTACCAGGAACGCGTCAACGTCCACAGCATCGAGCTGGGCCTCGAACGGGTCCGCGAGGTGTGGCAGCGGATGGGCGCACCGGCGCCGGCGCGACAGGTGATCACCGTCGCCGGCACCAATGGCAAGGGTTCCACGGTGGCCTTGCTGGAGGCGATGCTTCGCGCCGCGGG
This is a stretch of genomic DNA from Rhodanobacter sp. FDAARGOS 1247. It encodes these proteins:
- a CDS encoding heavy metal translocating P-type ATPase; this encodes MNAQACWHDSDNTPSTATDPVCGMTVDPGTSRHQSVHDGQTFHFCCGGCKAKFEAEPARYLVATATHEHDHAAHGDAHGAHLVKDPVCGMSVDPHTAQHRAEHDGHPYHFCSARCREKFVADPAAYLGERQPAPAAPAGTVYTCPMHPEVQQVGPGHCSKCGMALEPMMPSLDEDDGGELRAMTRRFWWLVALTLPVFALAMGPHLFGWHLPAPWDGVAAWGEAVLASVVVLWGGAPFFVRGWRSLKPWSPNMYTLIALGTGVAWLYSAVAFALLGIFPDGFRDMHGRVAVYFESAAVIVTLVTLGDFLELRARRRTGAALKALLGLAPKTARRIAADGSEADVPLEQVQAGDVLRVRPGEKVPVDGVVIDGQSHVDESMLTGEPMPVVKAKDDAVTGGTVNQDGVLTMRAQKVGGETLLAQIVALVAAAQRSRAPLQRVADKVAAWFVPAVVVAAVLAFAVWAMTGPEPRLAHALIAAVSVLIIACPCALGLATPISIMVASGRGAQHGVLFKDAGAIESLRDIDTLVVDKTGTLTEGKPALTELVVLGNQPREHLLALAAALERPSEHPLARAIATAADAEGVAVLAATEFRSLTGMGVSAMVDGSTVALGNARLMAESRAAISDAANARAGQLRQHGATVMFLAVDGTLAALLAVADRIKPDTPAAIQALHAAGLRIVMLTGDNATTAQSVARTLGIDEVHADVSPADKAAVVNRLKAEGRRVAMAGDGINDALALAASDVGIAMGGGTDVAMESASVTLVRGELGAIVRARKLSQATVGNIHQNLFFAFVYNAVGVPLAAGVLYPWLGITLSPMIAALAMSLSSVSVVSNALRLRRAPL